A region from the Onthophagus taurus isolate NC chromosome 8, IU_Otau_3.0, whole genome shotgun sequence genome encodes:
- the LOC111419209 gene encoding trithorax group protein osa isoform X2, with protein sequence MAATQAEKQQNDVSGEKVQPDLNVRSALLQNGTDKGSVRSGCGVAVSKTKNTGPKTLGLDMSQYRSESGGGGDSEQSLNDSVPNSEYPASTAAAEGDGHAAAAAAAAAAAAAAAAAAAAGYGIPFGEGGGAGGVGGGGFHFPPRQPYGGGGPPGPGPGPGGPSAGSAPGVANIGNIGKQQSPGGPPVHGPHGGPHAPHAPHAPHQVVPHQGPHAPHGAQPAPTQRIFSGQAISQPTGPTPTLNQLLQSNNPVIRYQNNYGHPEPPYGQTCGTWAPQKPVAPYSNNPPTSVYRNQQTLSPGYSGSSSSSPGYGEPRGGWPGAQVGGQHGPGSPGPPSGSGSGGASQPSPQPSQPPSHSPGPGLPPSPQHQPSTASSHQGFPNRPAQPTTPNAHAPDQADLSGGNSNDSSGGAAPGTPNSQGMRPTPSPTGSTGSRSMSPAVGQPNIPQPPRPSSGQSDGSGNSRMSHSPIATQGNQSTYPPHHVHPGYKGHPGMVSQGVAGQPLPLYQPNQQYSQGAYPARPPGNMQYQGYTPGSQAPPSNHLPQQYANRSGAAPAPNHMSNSQFPPYQQQWPGTAGSSSGSGNHVAPSVSASGGKSAPGGGAPPQASSPSSGSPRQPHYLKQHLHHKMGFANVTPSSMPPSPSPPQNYHMGPPTVGHHMSGMGPPASMGPPPTASPLITNNHPQPPPSSTPNSHNQMASDMMDNGITTIASGNLSTNVTSAAAGSVTSVVTTGPDGTPVDEGSQQSTLSNASAASGEDPQCPTSKVRKNDMGHYSHPTTPQSTVPSSPAASMNSHEEYEQLSNPSWPRTPASPKTDSLSKLYEMDDSPERRAWLDKLLAFMEERRSPITTCPTISKNPLDLFRLYVYVKERGGFMEVTKNKTWKDIAGMLGIGASSSAAYTLRKHYTKNLLAYECQFDRGGIDPQPIISQVEASSKKKGAKAASVPSPGSSNSQDSFPAPGSGGQSMDGYSGYGYPPGTNPDFNAPSQRTSSQINAPSPHAGAGNANHMGSAPSTTSNPAGGPSDNVNVSNPFDDVSPSPPPRGGPFPSGTHPPYSAATPPRPQGQGQSYAGQAGYNQYPGPGPGAPPDQYSAYAGGTGYASPRPYNPTPYTGDNAAATSATNTQGVAAQGQDSYTRYGMANAPGSGYTARTGGYGGPPPSSGAPPPAQPPTPYAGQQEYYSPNQQNYPGQQPNAGSGSYPGVQPQNKNMPPPPRRHPDFAKDQQGYPQYGQQRPQLYTGWTNNNQFRSQYTPGTGGQQWNQGNRQPGQWDRYSPNQGYQPSPQGNQPWSGIPTPGVPPNSALRPPMGPRPGKPFNMQPQQPGKSAQAQVPPSGSYNQSQLPKREITFPPESVEATMPVLYRKKRICRTDLGSIDAWRVIMCLRSGLLLESCYALDVLNVLLFDDSSVGYFCLNQWHGLLDLLLEHLRKNLSDMFDGPFPKVEKEKDKESTDESIEVEVDLGGVVTPIDPDNRTLVLNKTENYTLNSRKGCPIKLIDRSEDIFVRDHHKNWDTRGDAAGIDLLAEVITDPWHQMSEHILPTFQAEFGRIPFSRKLEEKAKSETKPPVSSSSSPWIGKEVETPRTPPPPPDVTNISEKIKRRTKTLSDVISRIKKESASEENGTLPSDIKGRIKTEPASDEPKDLKAATVASPVTTPTTATTTTATVVPAATTTVGGVNGTGNNANGTCLNIKDTACTLKRRRMSDYEDEAYSRDEASLVLLTESQDCVGRRCICISNILRSLTFVPGNEAEYARSSTFLALVGKLLLFHHEHPLRTLKTRNYDREEDADFSDSCSSLQGEGEWWWDFLLQIRENILVSIANVAGQINLDQYPEEVARPLLDGLLHWAICPSAQGQDPFHSVGSSSLLSPQRLALEALCKLCVTNNNVDLVIATPPFSRLERLCAVLTKHLCRSEDQVLREFSINLLHYLAAADSCMARVVASQQPCVSLLVAFIEQAEMSALGVANQHGISALRENPDSMGTSLDMLRRAASTLVFLAEHPDNRPLLVQQESRLLALVMSQILDQQVALLLSKVLYKISHS encoded by the exons ATGGCTGCGACACAGGCCGAAAAGCAACAAAATGACGTGAGCGGCGAAAAAGTGCAGCCGGATCTGAATGTTAGGAGCGCGCTGTTGCAGAATGGGACCGATAAAGGTAGCGTTAGGTCTGGTTGTGGCGTAGCGGTGAGTAAAACGAAAAACACCGGCCCTAAAACTCTCGGTTTAGACATGAGTCAATACCGATCCGAgagcggcggcggcggcgatAGTGAACAAAGTTTAAACGATTCGGTGCCGAACTCGGAGTATCCCGCGTCCACGGCGGCTGCCGAGGGAGACGGCCACGCCGCCGCCGCGGCCGCAGCAGCAGCGGCAGCCGCAGCAGCAGcagccgccgccgccgccggcTACGGCATCCCCTTCGGCGAAGGAGGAGGTGCTGGCGGCGTCGGCGGAGGAGGATTTCACTTCCCGCCGCGTCAACCGTACGGCGGCGGCGGCCCCCCTGGCCCTGGTCCGGGCCCCGGCGGACCTTCGGCGGGTTCCGCTCCGGGTGTCGCGAACATCGGAAACATCGGAAAACAACAATCGCCCGGGGGGCCCCCGGTCCACGGGCCGCACGGCGGGCCCCACGCGCCCCACGCTCCCCACGCTCCTCACCAAGTGGTGCCCCACCAAGGCCCTCACGCTCCGCACGGGGCTCAGCCAGCGCCTACTCAGCGCATCTTCTCCGGCCAGGCGATCTCTCAACCTACGGGACCGACGCCGACCCTAAATCAGCTGTTGCAAAGCAACAATCCCGTAATCCGCTATCAAAACAACTACGGACATCCGGAACCCCCTTACGGGCAGACCTGCGGAACTTGGGCCCCGCAGAAACCCGTCGCGCCCTACTCGAACAACCCGCCGACGTCGGTTTACAGAAATCAACAAACG CTCTCGCCTGGATACAGCGGGTCGTCTTCGTCTAGCCCAGGTTATGGTGAACCTAGAGGAGGTTGGCCTGGGGCTCAAGTAGGTGGACAACACGGTCCCGGTAGTCCAGGACCACCTTCTGGTTCCGGTTCTGGTGGCGCGAGTCAACCATCACCACAACCCTCGCAACCACCAAGTCATTCACCTGGACCCGGACTTCCCCCAAGTCCTCAACATCAACCATCTACAGCGTCTTCACATCag GGTTTCCCCAATCGGCCTGCGCAACCGACTACTCCAAACGCGCATGCACCAGACCAAGCA GATTTGAGTGGTGGTAACAGCAACGATAGCTCTGGAGGAGCGGCCCCGGGAACCCCAAATTCTCAAGGAATGCGACCTACACCAAGCCCGACAGGTTCCACAGGTTCAAGGTCCATGTCTCCAGCCGTAG GTCAGCCAAACATTCCCCAACCGCCCAGACCGTCGAGTGGGCAATCGGACGGAAGTGGAAACAGTCGAATGAGCCATTCTCCGATAGCGACGCAAGGAAACCAAAGCACTTACCCGCCCCATCACGTCCATCCGGGCTACAAAGGGCACCCCGGTATGGTCTCGCAAGGTGTCGCAGGGCAACCTTTACCTCTTTACCAACCAAACCAGCAATATTCTCAGGGGGCGTACCCCGCCAGGCCACCCGGAAACATGCAGTACCAAGGCTATACGCCTGGTTCGCAAGCGCCCCCGAGTAATCATTTGCCCCAGCAGTATGCGAACAGAAGTGGGGCGGCGCCAGCACCGAATCACATGTCCAACTCGCAGTTTCCACCGTATCAACAACAGTGGCCGGGGACGGCGGGTTCCTCCTCCGGTTCTGGAAATCACGTGGCCCCTTCAGTTTCGGCTAGCGGAGGCAAGAGCGCTCCCGGTGGCGGCGCCCCTCCACAAGCTTCGTCTCCGTCATCGGGATCGCCAAGACAGCCACACTACCTCAAGCAACATTTACACCACAAGATGGGATTCGCGAATGTTACTCCTTCGTCGATGCCCCCGAGCCCGAGCCCTCCGCAAAATTACCACATGGGGCCGCCGACAGTCGGCCATCACATGTCCGGGATGGGACCTCCTGCAAGTATGGGGCCGCCGCCTACCGCTAGCCCATTGATAACAAATAATCATCCCCAACCTCCTCCGAGCTCTACTCCGAACTCTCATAATCAAATGGCATCCGACATGATGGATAACGGTATTACTACGATAGCTAGCGGAAATTTATCTACAAATGTTACATCGGCGGCTGCAGGTTCTGTCACGTCCGTCGTTACGACAGGACCGGACGGAACGCCAGTAGACGAAGGTTCGCAGCAGTCTACATTATCGAACGCTTCAGCAG CTTCTGGTGAAGATCCCCAATGTCCTACATCCAAAGTTCGAAAGAACGATATGGGCCATTATAGCCACCCTACGACGCCCCAGAGCACTGTGCCTTCGTCCCCGGCAGCAAGTATGAATTCTCACGAGGAGTACGAGCAACTTAGCAATCCAAGTTGGCCGAGGACACCAGCGAGTCCG AAAACGGATAGCTTGAGTAAATTATACGAAATGGACGATAGTCCGGAAAGGAGAGCGTGGCTGGACAAACTTTTAGCTTTCATGGAGGAACGTCGTTCTCCGATAACAACTTGTCCCACCATATCGAAGAATCCCTTAGACTTGTTTAGGTTATATGTTTACGTTAAGGAACGGGGCGGATTTATGGAG GTTACAAAGAACAAAACATGGAAAGATATAGCTGGTATGCTGGGAATCGGCGCGTCGTCCAGCGCTGCGTACACGCTTCGCAAACATTACACGAAAAACTTACTCGCCTACGAATGTCAGTTTGATAGAGGCGGAATCGATCCCCAACCTATTATAAGTCAAGTAGAAGCAAGCTCAAAGAAAAAAGGCGCAAAGGCCGCTTCGGTGCCGTCTCCCGGATCTTCAAATTCTCAGGATTCTTTTCCAGCTCCAGGATCTGGCGGACAATCTATGGACGGATATTCTGGGTATGGTTATCCTCCGGGAACGAACCCTGATTTTAATGCACCATCTCAAAGAACTTCCTCCCAAATAAATGCACCGTCGCCGCATGCAG gtGCTGGAAATGCAAATCACATGGGTAGCGCTCCTTCAACAACTTCGAATCCAGCCGGAGGTCCTTCTGATAACGTAAATGTTTCTAATCCTTTTGACGATGTCTCTCCAAGTCCGCCACCAAGAGGAGGTCCGTTCCCAAGTGGAACTCATCCACCGTATTCAGCAGCAACTCCACCACGCCCACAAGGCCAAGGACAAAGTTACGCCGGCCAAGCCGGCTATAATCAATATCCAGGTCCAGGACCCGGAGCTCCACCAGACCAATATTCTGCATACGCTGGTGGAACGGGATATGCTTCACCTAGACCATATAATCCAACACCTTATACCGGTGATAACGCAGCCGCCACATCGGCCACTAATACGCAAGGAGTTGCGGCACAAGGACAAGACTCGTATACGCGCTACGGAATGGCTAACGCTCCAGGAAGCGGATACACAGCAAGGACTGGGGGATACGGTGGACCACCACCTAGTAGCGGTGCACCGCCCCCAGCTCAACCACCTACGCCTTACGCGGGACAACAAGAATATTATTCGCCTAACCAACAG AATTATCCGGGACAACAACCAAACGCTGGGAGTGGAAGTTATCCTGGGGTGCAACctcaaaacaaaaacatgCCTCCGCCACCAAGAAGACATCCGGACTTTGCAAAGGATCAACAAGGTTACCCacagtatggtcaacagagaCCCCAACTTTACA CCGGTTGGACgaataataatcaatttagAAGTCAATACACACCAGGTACGGGTGGCCAACAATGGAATCAAGGTAATAGGCAACCTGGACAATGGGATAGATACTCGCCTAACCAAGGATATCAGCCGTCACCGCAAGGAAACCAACCGTGGTCGGGTATACCAACGCCCGGAGTGCCACCAAATTCCGCGTTGAGACCACCAATGGGTCCGCGGCCAGGAAAACCCTTCAATATGCAGCCACAACAACCGGGTAAAAGTGCGCAAGCGCAGGTGCCGCCATCGGGTTCGTACAACCAAAGCCAACTTCCGAAACGAGAAATTACGTTTCCACCTGAAAGCGTTGAAGCTACGATGCCGGTGCTTTATCGTAAAAAACGAATATGTCGAACGGATTTGGGATCGATAGACGCCTGGCGCGTGATAATGTGTCTACGTTCAGGTTTACTTTTAGAGAGTTGTTACGCGTTGGACGTATTAAACGTACTGTTATTTGACGACTCGTCAGTGggttatttttgtttgaatcaGTGGCACGGTTTGCTAGATCTGCTTTTAGAGCATTTACGAAAAAATTTATCCGACATGTTTGACGGTCCTTTCCCAAAGGTCGAAAAGGAGAAGGATAAAGAAAGTACCGACGAATCGATAGAAGTAGAAGTGGACCTTGGGGGTGTAGTGACTCCAATAGACCCTGATAACAGAACTTTAGTGTTGAACAAAACGGAAAATTATACACTTAATAGTAGGAAAGGGTGTCcgataaaattaatagataGAAGCGAAGATATATTCGTTAGAGATCATCATAAAAATTGGGATACCAGAGGAGACGCGGCAGGTATCGATTTACTCGCCGAGGTAATCACCGATCCTTGGCACCAAATGTCGGAACATATACTTCCGACATTTCAAGCTGAATTCGGACGAATACCATTCAGCAGAAAATTGGAAGAAAAAGCTAAATCGGAGACGAAGCCTCCCgtgtcgtcgtcgtcgtcacCGTGGATTGGAAAAGAAGTGGAAACGCCTCGAACGCCGCCTCCGCCGCCAGACGTAACAAATATTAGTGAGAAAATAAAGCGAAGGACAAAAACTTTAAGTGATGTGATATCTCGAATTAAAAAGGAGTCCGCGTCCGAGGAAAACGGAACGTTACCTTCGGACATTAAGGGCCGCATTAAGACTGAACCCGCTAGCGACGAGCCGAAAGATCTGAAGGCGGCGACGGTAGCATCGCCAGTTACGACTCCCACAACAGCAACAACTACAACGGCAACCGTTGTTCCTGCCGCAACAACAACCGTAGGCGGCGTTAACGGAACTGGAAATAACGCCAACGGTACCTGTCTCAACATTAAGGATACAGCATGCACCTTAAAACGGCGCCGTATGTCCGACTACGAAGACGAAGCCTACAGTCGTGATGAAGCCAGTTTGGTTTTACTTACGGAAAGTCAGGATTGCGTGGGTAGACGATGCATCTGCATATCAAACATTCTGCGCAGCTTGACATTCGTGCCTGGGAACGAAGCCGAATATGCGCGCAGTTCTACGTTTTTGGCATTAGTGGGAAAATTATTACTATTCCATCATGAACATCCACTGCGCACACtaaaaactagaaattatGATCGCGAG GAGGATGCCGACTTCTCGGATTCTTGCAGTAGTTTACAAGGCGAAGGAGAATGGTGGTGGGATTTCCTGCTGCAGATACGAGAAAATATTTTGGTATCAATAGCCAACGTCGCCGGTCAAATAAATCTGGATCAATATCCGGAAGAGGTAGCTCGGCCGTTATTGGACGGATTGCTTCACTGGGCGATATGTCCGTCCGCGCAGGGTCAAGATCCGTTTCACTCTGTGGGTTCGTCGTCGTTGTTGTCGCCCCAACGGTTGGCGTTGGAAGCGCTCTGCAAATTGTGCGTGACCAATAATAACGTGGACCTGGTTATTGCGACGCCACCGTTTTCGCGTTTAGAACGGCTATGTGCGGTATTGACGAAGCACTTGTGCCGGTCCGAAGATCAAGTATTGCGGGAGTTTTCGATAAACTTACTACATTATTTGGCCGCAGCCGACAGTTGTATGGCACGCGTGGTCGCGTCTCAGCAGCCGTGCGTTTCGCTGTTGGTGGCCTTTATCGAACAGGCTGAAATGAGCGCGTTAGGTGTCGCCAATCAACACGGTATATCGGCCCTACGCGAAAACCCCGATTCGATGGGAACTAGTTTGGACATGCTTAGACGTGCCGCGTCCACGTTAGTTTTTTTAGCGGAACATCCGGATAATAGGCCTCTACTCGTTCAGCAAGAGTCGCGTTTGCTGGCGTTAGTGATGAGCCAAATACTCGACCAGCAGGTGGCGTTACTTTTGTCGAAGGTGCTGTACAAGATATCCCACAGCTAA